Proteins encoded within one genomic window of Setaria italica strain Yugu1 chromosome IV, Setaria_italica_v2.0, whole genome shotgun sequence:
- the LOC101764323 gene encoding pyrophosphate--fructose 6-phosphate 1-phosphotransferase subunit beta, whose amino-acid sequence MAAAAVTSNGGAAAANGPAPGRLASVYSEVQTSRLVHALPLPSVLRSNYSVVDGPASSAAGNPDEIAKLFPNLFGQPSASLVPAAEPAATRPLKVGVVLSGGQAPGGHNVICGIFDYLQERAKGSTMYGFKGGPAGIMKCKYVELNSAFVYPYRNQGGFDMICSGRDKIETPEQFKQAEDTANKLELDGLVVIGGDDSNTNACLLAEYFRSKNMKTRVIGCPKTIDGDLKCKEVPTSFGFDTACKIYSEMIGNVMTDARSTGKYYHFVRLMGRAASHITLECALQTHPNAALIGEEVAAKKQTLKNVTDYLTDIICKRADLGYNYGVILIPEGLIDFIPEVQKLIAELNEILAHDVVDEAGAWKSKLEPESRQLFDFLPKTIQEQLLLERDPHGNVQVAKIETEKMLITMVETELEKRKAEGRYHASFRGQSHFFGYEGRCGLPTNFDSSYCYALGYGSGALLQSGKTGLITSVGNLAAPVEEWTVGGTALTSLMDVERRHGKFKPVIKKAMVELDGAPFKKFASMRDEWAIKNRYISPGPIQFSGPGSDDSNHTLMLELGAQV is encoded by the exons atggcggcggcggcggtgacgtccaacggcggcgcggcggcggcgaacgggcCTGCGCCCGGGCGGCTCGCCTCCGTTTACAGCGAGGTGCAGACGAGCCGACTCGTGCAcgcgctgcccctcccctcaGTCCTCCGCTCCAACTACTCGGTCGTCGACGGGCccgccagctccgccgcggGCAACCCAG ATGAGATCGCCAAGCTCTTCCCCAACCTGTTCGGCCAGCCCTCGGCGTCGCTTGTGCCGGCGGCCGAGCCCGCGGCGACCAGGCCGCTCAAGGTCGGTGTCGTGCTCTCCGGTGGACAGGCGCCAGGCGGGCACAATGTGATCTGCGGCATCTTCG ACTACCTGCAGGAGCGTGCTAAGGGCAGCACTATGTATGGATTCAAGGGAGGTCCAGCTGGGATCATGAAGTGCAAGTACGTGGAGCTCAATTCCGCCTTTGTGTACCCCTACAGAAACCAG GGAGGATTTGATATGATCTGCAGTGGAAGGGACAAAATTGAAACACCAGAGCAG TTCAAGCAAGCTGAAGACACAGCCAACAAGCTTGAGTTGGATGGACTAGTTGTCATTGGTGGTGATGATTCAAACACCAATGCCTGCCTCCTCGCAGAATACTTTAG GTCAAAAAACATGAAGACTCGTGTTATTGGCTGTCCAAAGACTATTGATGGGGATCTGAAATGTAAGGAGGTTCCCACAAGCTTTGGATTTGATACTGCTTGCAAG ATATACTCTGAAATGATTGGCAATGTCATGACTGATGCAAGATCAACAGGAAAATACTACCACT TTGTGAGGCTTATGGGACGTGCTGCTTCTCACATTACATTGGAGTGCGCTCTGCAAACACATCCTAATGCTGCACTCATCGGTGAAGAG GTTGCTGCCAAGAAGCAAACTCTTAAGAATGTCACAGACTACCTTACCGATATCATTTGCAAGCGTGCAGATCTTGGTTACAACTATGGTGTTATCCTTATACCAGAGGGCCTGATTGATTTCATCCCAGAG GTTCAAAAACTCATTGCAGAATTGAATGAAATCTTGGCACATGATGTTGTTGATGAGGCAGGGGCTTGGAAAAGCAAGCTTGAGCCAGAGTCCAGGCAGCTGTTTGACTTTTTGCCCAAAACCATTCAGGAGCAACTTCTGCTTGAAAGGGATCCTCATGGCAATGTTCAG GTTGCAAAAATTGAAACTGAGAAAATGCTTATTACCATGGTTGAAACTGAATTGGAGAAGAGAAAAGCTGAGGGGAGATACCATGCAAGCTTCAGAGGACAATCTCACTTCTTTGG ATACGAAGGAAGATGCGGTCTCCCTActaattttgattctagctatTGCTATGCATTAGGCTATGGATCTGGTGCCCTTCTCCAAAGTGGAAAGACTGGACTTATTACCTCG GTTGGCAACCTCGCTGCTCCTGTCGAGGAATGGACCGTTGGTGGAACTGCCTTGACATCATTGATGGATGTTGAGAGGAGGCACG GCAAATTCAAGCCAGTGATCAAGAAGGCTATggtggaacttgatg GTGCACCTTTCAAGAAGTTTGCATCGATGCGAGATGAGTGGGCCATCAAGAACAGATACATCAGCCCTG GTCCCATCCAGTTCAGTGGACCTGGAAGCGACGACTCGAACCACACGTTGATGCTGGAACTCGGCGCTCAGGTGTAG
- the LOC101763917 gene encoding probable galacturonosyltransferase-like 9 yields the protein MGGAAGEAMRAGVAVAAAVFLAFAFSGAAAALPRFAEAPEYRNGEGCPAAAAGVCDPGLVHIAMTLDAHYLRGSMAAVYSLLKHASCPESIFFHFLAAEAGAAGGEGPEPEPELLRRAVAASFPSLRFEIYPFRAEAVAGLISASVRAALEAPLNYARNHLADLLPRCVPRAIYLDSDVLAADDVRRLWETRLPAAAVVAAPEYCHANFSRYFTPAFWSDPDLGARVFAGRRRPPCYFNTGVMVIDLRRWRAGNYRQRIERWMEIQKEKRIYELGSLPPFLLVFAGEVEAVDHRWNQHGLGGDNVHGSCRPLHDGPVSLMHWSGKGKPWDRLDAGRPCPLDHTWRLYDLYIPSDGSGAASPASGPALSASLFSW from the coding sequence atgggcggcgccgcgggcgaGGCGATGCGGGCCGGtgtcgcggtggcggcggcggtcttcTTGGCTTTCGCGTTttccggtgcggcggcggcgctgccgagGTTCGCGGAGGCGCCGGAGTACCGGAACGGGGAGGGTTGCCCAGCCGCGGCGGCTGGGGTGTGCGACCCGGGTCTGGTGCATATCGCCATGACGCTGGACGCGCACTACCTGCGCGGGTCCATGGCGGCGGTGTACTCGCTGCTCAAGCACGCGTCCTGCCCGGAGTCGATCTTCTTCCACTTCCTggccgcggaggccggcgccgcgggcggggagggcccggagccggagccggagctgctgcggcgcgcggtggccgcGTCGTTCCCGTCGCTGCGGTTCGAGATCTACCCGTTCCGCGCCGAGGCCGTGGCGGGGCTCATCTCGGCGTCCGTGCGCGCTGCGCTCGAGGCGCCGCTCAACTACGCCCGGAACCACCTGGCGGACCTGCTCCCGCGCTGCGTGCCACGGGCGATATACCTCGACTCCgacgtcctcgccgccgacgacgtGAGGCGGCTCTGGGAGACGCgcctgcctgccgccgccgtggtggcggcgccCGAGTACTGCCACGCCAACTTCTCCCGCTACTTCACGCCGGCCTTCTGGTCCGACCCGGACCTCGGCGCGCGCGTCttcgccgggcgccgccgcccgccgtgctACTTCAACACCGGCGTCATGGTCATCGACCTCCGCCGCTGGCGCGCCGGGAACTACCGCCAACGCATCGAGCGGTGGATGGAGATCCAGAAGGAGAAGCGCATCTACGAGCTGGGCTCCCTGCCCCCGTTCTTGCTCGTCttcgccggcgaggtggaggccGTCGACCACCGCTGGAACCAGCACGGCCTCGGAGGCGACAACGTGCACGGCAGCTGCCGCCCGCTCCACGACGGGCCCGTCAGCCTCATGCACTGGTCGGGGAAGGGCAAGCCATGGGACCGCCTCGACGCCGGCAGGCCATGCCCGCTCGACCACACCTGGAGGTTATATGACCTCTACATCCCCAGCGACGGCAGTGGCGCTGCCTCGCCGGCGTCCGGGCCGGCATTGTCCGCATCCCTGTTTTCATGGTAG